The following are from one region of the Rosistilla carotiformis genome:
- a CDS encoding S1C family serine protease encodes MNHLDFDVEPAEYSRPADAWPQSTPSPKPPKEIPPLRNQSSSPGAAQALVSLVMLGVLLLATRFLVPTLVEEIRYAWHRGELRAEYESSGEGLRNVSMNSLAQAYQMVTQRVGPSVVHIDVERDLTEQERELAVAIRRGSGMELPGDQGSGVIVDDQGFVLTNYHVIEGGSDIHVGLSDGRRVSAEVVGMDALTDIAILKIEANGLLPVRWGDSDKSEVGTPVWAVGSPFGLDRTVTFGILSGKHRATKAGTRYQDFMQSDVAVNPGNSGGPLINSAGELIGINTAIVGETYRGVSFSIPSNVAKQVYERLRSSGYVNRGWLGVALDEVPESRRHGDDPLIRGALVRGLANGSSPARNAGILPDDIIIAFNSQPVRDMGALMRMVGDTTGGSTVSMEIYRGDSTRLLDVEIGMRPDDLKR; translated from the coding sequence ATGAATCACCTGGATTTCGACGTCGAACCGGCCGAATATTCGCGTCCCGCGGACGCCTGGCCCCAGTCTACACCTTCGCCGAAACCACCGAAAGAAATCCCTCCCCTGCGGAACCAATCCTCCAGCCCCGGAGCGGCCCAGGCCTTGGTCAGCCTGGTGATGCTGGGCGTTCTGCTGCTGGCCACCCGTTTCCTCGTCCCGACGCTGGTCGAAGAGATCCGTTACGCATGGCATCGAGGGGAATTGCGAGCCGAATATGAGTCGAGCGGCGAGGGGCTGCGCAATGTCTCGATGAATTCGCTAGCCCAAGCCTATCAAATGGTCACCCAACGCGTTGGCCCTAGCGTCGTCCACATCGACGTCGAACGGGACTTAACCGAACAGGAACGCGAACTTGCCGTCGCCATCCGCCGTGGTTCGGGGATGGAATTGCCAGGCGATCAAGGGAGCGGCGTGATCGTCGACGACCAAGGCTTTGTCCTAACCAACTATCACGTGATCGAAGGGGGTTCGGATATCCATGTCGGCCTCAGCGACGGACGCCGCGTTTCGGCAGAAGTTGTGGGGATGGACGCGCTGACCGACATCGCGATCTTAAAAATCGAAGCCAATGGCCTGCTGCCCGTTCGCTGGGGCGATAGCGATAAATCGGAAGTCGGCACGCCGGTCTGGGCCGTCGGCAGCCCCTTTGGACTCGACCGCACGGTCACCTTTGGCATCTTGAGCGGTAAGCATCGAGCGACCAAAGCGGGAACGCGATACCAAGACTTCATGCAGAGCGACGTCGCGGTCAACCCTGGCAACAGCGGCGGCCCGTTGATCAACTCCGCTGGCGAGTTGATCGGCATCAACACAGCCATCGTCGGAGAGACCTATCGCGGAGTTAGTTTCTCGATTCCCAGCAACGTCGCCAAGCAGGTCTATGAGCGACTGCGAAGTTCGGGCTACGTGAACCGTGGCTGGCTGGGCGTGGCATTGGACGAAGTTCCCGAATCGCGACGCCACGGCGACGATCCATTGATCCGAGGCGCACTGGTGCGAGGGCTGGCTAACGGTAGCTCGCCCGCTCGCAACGCCGGCATCCTGCCCGACGACATCATCATCGCCTTCAACAGCCAACCCGTCCGCGACATGGGCGCATTGATGCGGATGGTTGGCGACACAACCGGTGGTTCCACCGTCTCGATGGAAATCTATCGCGGCGACAGCACGCGGCTGCTGGATGTCGAGATCGGAATGCGTCCGGACGACCTGAAGCGATAA
- the aat gene encoding leucyl/phenylalanyl-tRNA--protein transferase: MLDAYRHGIFPWPCRWADQWFVGWHSPDPRAILPLDNVRIPKRLQRKLRAGHFRFRWNSCFDSVLQHCASVGDRKENAWLCPDLLDAISSLHRSGDAHCIEVYDRDGTLCGGLYGIAVGAAFSAESMFHLQSDASKAAVCGLVAVLRHAGFELMDIQQTSPHLLAFGAVEIDRCDYLVALQRALGKQPSWPATTEHPIPIDRIGAED; the protein is encoded by the coding sequence ATGTTGGACGCCTATCGGCACGGAATTTTCCCCTGGCCGTGCCGTTGGGCCGACCAGTGGTTTGTCGGGTGGCACAGCCCCGATCCGCGAGCGATCCTGCCGCTGGATAACGTGCGGATTCCCAAGCGATTGCAACGAAAATTGCGAGCTGGACACTTCCGCTTCCGTTGGAACAGCTGCTTCGACAGCGTCCTGCAGCATTGTGCCAGCGTGGGGGATCGCAAGGAAAATGCTTGGCTGTGCCCCGATTTGCTCGATGCGATCTCGTCGCTGCATCGATCCGGTGACGCCCACTGCATCGAGGTCTACGACCGCGACGGAACCCTCTGCGGTGGGCTGTATGGGATCGCCGTTGGAGCTGCGTTTTCGGCCGAATCGATGTTCCATCTGCAGAGTGATGCGTCGAAGGCGGCGGTCTGTGGACTGGTCGCGGTCTTGCGTCACGCCGGCTTTGAATTGATGGACATTCAGCAAACCTCGCCCCATTTGCTCGCCTTTGGCGCTGTCGAAATCGATCGCTGCGATTATCTTGTAGCTCTCCAGCGGGCGCTGGGCAAACAGCCGTCGTGGCCCGCGACGACCGAACATCCGATCCCCATCGACCGGATTGGCGCGGAGGATTGA